ACAGGCTCCGCGCCTAGGGCAACCCTGGCGGCGTTTACGCCAGCAACCAGGCCCGAGGCTGCGGACTCGAGATATCCTTCAACGCCGGTAAGCTGGCCGGCAAAGAAGAGCGTATCGCGCCGCCGGAACTGCAATGTGGGCTTAAGGAGCTCAGGCGAGTTTATGTATGTGTTCCTGTGCATCACTCCGTATCTCACGAATTCCGCGTGCTCTAGCCCGGGAATCATCCGGAAAACCCGACGTTGCTCCTCCCACGCGAGACGCGTCTGAAAACCCACCATATTGAGAAGCCGCCCGGCATCGTCTTCCCGCCTGAGCTGCACCACAGCGTAAGGCCTCTCCCCGGTTCGCGGGTCAACGAGCCCAACTGGGCGCAAGGGGCCGTACGCGAGGGCTTCCCGTCCCCTTTTCGCCAGGACCTCCACGGGCATGCACGCCTCGAAGACCTTGGTGTCCTCGAACCCGTGCACCGGCGCACATCTGGCGGAGACCAATGCGTCGTAGAAGCGGTCGTATTCCTCCTTCGTCATGGGGCAATTGAGGTAGTCAGCGCCCCCCCGACCATAACGGGATCCCCAGAAAGCCTTCGACATGTCACACGACTCTGCCGTCACTATCGGCGCAACAGCGTCATAGAAGTAAAGGTGCTCGGTGCCGGCCAGGCGCGCTATGGCCTCGGCCATTGCCTCCGACGTGAGTGGGCCGGTCGCAACCACGAGCGGTGCGCCATTGGGAAGCGAGGACGCCTCCCGCCTCACCACGCTGATGCTTGGACACCGCTCGATGTAAGCGGTCACGAGACGAGCGAAACGCTGTCTGTCGCACGCCAACGCAGACCCCGCGGGAACCCTCGACGCTTCGGCGCATCTCATGATGAGAGAGCCGAAGATGCGCATCTCCTCTTTCAACACGCCGGAGGCGTTGTCAAGACTGTCTGAGCCGAGGGAGTTGGAGCACACGAGCTCCGCGAAGTCGCCGGTGGTATGTGCAGGGGTCATCACCGCGGGGCGCATCTCGATAAGGGTGACCCGCGCACCCGCTCTTGCCGCCTGCCAGGCAGCCTCGCTTCCAGCGAGACCCCCGCCCACCACTATCACGTCAGCTAGCCCTGCATCTACCATGCTTCCCTTGCGCTCCTCGAAGCGCCCTTGCGGCGTACAATTGAATGAAGCAGAGCACGGAGGCTGGCCACGGCGAGTGAACTATGCTATGCTTGCTCCGGAGCCTCTCCCCCGCCGCGCCCGGGCTCGGCTTTCCCCTGCGCCTCCTCACGATAGTCGCACGTTTCCCTCACGCATGTGAGGACCCCGGTCCCCCTCCCTCGCTTCACGAGAAACGCTCCGCACTTGGGGCAGGTCGTGCCCTTCGCGGGAGTATACCACGTGGTGAACCGGCATTCAGGATACCTGCTGCACCCATAGAACTTCCTTCCCTTCTTCGTCCTTCGCTCTACCACGTCCGCGCCGCAATCGGGGCACTTCACCCCCGCCAGGCGTACCATCTTTTTCGTAAAGGTGCACTCCGGGTAACCTTGACACCCAAGGAAAGTCCCGAACCTACCGTGTTTCACCACCAAAGGGCGGCCACACTTAGGACACTTCTCATCCGTCACCTCGTCCGGGATCTTCACGCGCCCCATGTTCTCCTCGGCAGCGCTCACGGTCCTACTGAATGGTACGTAGAAATCGTCTACGACCCTCACCCAGTCCAGCTCACCCTCGGCGATCTTGTCCAGCTGGCTCTCCATTTCCGCGGTGAACGCCACGTCCACAACCTGAGGGTACACCTGTCTCAAGAGGTCCACCACCACGAATCCCAGCTGAGTCGGGTGGAACTTCTTGTCCTCAAGGACGACGTACCCACGTCTCAAAATCGTATCGATTATCGGCGCGTAGGTGCTGGGCCTGCCAATGCCGTTTTCCTCGAGGGCCTTTACGAGAGATGCCTCTGTATATCTCGGAGGCGGCTCCGTAAAATGTTGCGCGGGCTCCAGCCGCACAAGGGCCAAGGCGTCCCCTTCACTCAGCTCGGGCAGGCTCGCCTCGTCCTCTTTGTCGGCGTTGTCAGTGGCTTCTTGGTAAACGAGGATGAATCCGGGGAACACGATCCTCGAGCCGGTGGCCCTGAACGTGTATGCTTTCGCCTGCACGTCCACGCTCACAGCGTCCACAACTGCCGACTCCATCTGGCTTGCGATGAACCGCTCCCAGATCAACTTGTAGAGCTTGTACTGGTCTCGAGTGAGATGGGATTTCACCTGGTCAGGCAGCCTGCTCACCGAGGTCGGTCGTATCGCCTCGTGTGCGTCCTGGCTCGTGGCCTTCGCGCGGTACCGGCGTGGATGATCAGGCACGAATTCCGACCCGTACTCTTTCGCGATGAACGCCCTTGCAGCCTGCTCCGCCTCGACGGCGACGCGCACCGAGTCAGTGCGGATATAAGTGACGAGCCCGACGCTCCCCTCGTCTCCAAGGGGCAGACCCTCATATAGCTGCTGGGCCACCTGCATCGTCTTTCGAGCTCCGAATCCGAGCCTCCTCGACGCTTCCTGCTGCAATGTGCTGGTGGTAAAGGGCGGCGCTGGATTTCGCCGCCGCTCCTTACGCACGACGCGTACCACCTGGTAGGCAGCACCAGCGAGGTCATCCAAGATGGACTTTGCCTCGCCCTCATTGCGGACCTCGATCTTCTTCCCGGCCCGGAGGACCAACTTCGCGGGGAATTCAGGTCCGCCGCCGGAAGGCCGAAGGTGTGCGGTGATGGACCAGTACTCTTGCGGCACGTGTGCCTCGATCTCTTTTTCCCTGTCGCACACGAGCCTAACCGCGACCGACTGCACCCTTCCGGCCGACAGGCCCCTTCGGACCTTCTTCCACAAGAGTGGGCTCAAGCTGTAGCCCACGAGGCGATCGAGGACTCTCCTCGCCTGCTGGGCGTTCACTCGGTGCATGTCGATGGGCCTTGGTCTCCCGAGCGCAGCCTCGATCGCACTCCGAGTTATCTCGTTGAACTCGATGCGGCAAGGTTCGCCCGGATCTATCCCGAGCACCTCGGCGAGATGCCAAGAGATCGCCTCGCCCTCCCGGTCGGGGTCGGTCGCGAGAAGCACGCCTTGCGCAGACTCCATCGTGCTCCTCAAATCGCGGATGACGTCGTCACGATCCTTGATCACCACGTACTGCGGCTCGTAGCCGGCTTTCACGTTCACTCCGAGCTTGCTCTTGGGAAGGTCGCGCACGTGCCCTCTAGACGCTTTCACCATGTAGCCGGGCCCGAGGAATTTCCCTATCGTTTTGGCTTTCGCAGGCGACTCAACTATGACAAGTGATTTCGGCATTCTGACACTCCTCACCCATCCCGCCCCCGATTCAACTGGTGAATCAGTGAAGGAGGCGAGGCTCCGGCATCGAGTCTTCGTCTTCCTCCTGTAACCCTTCGCTATCTTTCTCTCGGTCCATGGCCCCCGCGCGTCCCAGGATCATGGCGACCCTCTCCTTGTCGCTGATTACGCTGGAGAGCACAAGGGCCATGTCGGCTGCGTCCACTTCGCCGCCTTCCAAACCCGCCACGAGAAGCAGGGCCTCCTCCAGCTCGTCAGGCCGCACTAGACCCGTGTCCTGTAGAAAGGCGACAAGCCCCCACGCATCGACTGTTAGCTTCTGTCGCTCCTCAGCGTTTAATACTCGCCGCGGGCCGGGCGCAGGCCGGGATGCGCGGCGCGCGAGTGTGCGTTTCCCGTTTGTCACCTCAACCACCTTCTTTCGAGCGTCGCACGTAACCCCCGAAAGAGCGCTCCACGAGGCCTCGGAGTTCCAAGGACCCGAGAGCGGCGGCCACGTCCTGTGGCGCAAGCCCCGTCTCGTGTACTATACCATCGGCGGAAGTTGGTGAGAAGCCCAGCGCCTCAAGCACCCTCTTCTCCGCGACCGGGAGACACGCGCCCCCCGTCGCTCCTTGACGTCCCAGGCGAGACGGGTCTATCCCAAGCTCGTCAAGGATGTCATCCATGCCTTCCACCAGCCTAGCGCCGTCTTTGATGAGGCGGTGGGTCCCGCGCGAAAGTGGATTCGCGATGTCTCCCGGAACCGCGAAGACCTCACGCCCCTGGTCGGCTGCGAACCTCGCCGTGATGAGGGCTCCGCTGCGCTCGCCGGCTTCCACCACAACGACGCCTAGGGCAAGCCCGCTTATGATCCTGTTCCGCGCCGGGAAGTTCTGCCCGAACGGACGGGTGCCTAGAGAGCGTTCGCTCACGAGAGCCCCATTTCCTGCAATCTCATCCGCGAGTTTTGCGTTCTCCGGCGGATAGGCCACGTCCACCCCGCACCCGAGCACAGCTAGGGTGCG
Above is a genomic segment from Bacillota bacterium containing:
- the dprA gene encoding DNA-protecting protein DprA; the protein is MIALNLVGTIGGMKMAALMERFGSARDSLHASGSALRDVGGIGPVTAERIAAVRDGKLLTEELTKASKLGVTILTLLDPEYPERLRTIDYPPPVLYVRGAILPCDELSLAVVGSRRGTTYGRRVARHLAGEAAGAGFTVVSGMARGVDSEAHRGALQRGGRTLAVLGCGVDVAYPPENAKLADEIAGNGALVSERSLGTRPFGQNFPARNRIISGLALGVVVVEAGERSGALITARFAADQGREVFAVPGDIANPLSRGTHRLIKDGARLVEGMDDILDELGIDPSRLGRQGATGGACLPVAEKRVLEALGFSPTSADGIVHETGLAPQDVAAALGSLELRGLVERSFGGYVRRSKEGG
- a CDS encoding methylenetetrahydrofolate--tRNA-(uracil(54)-C(5))-methyltransferase (FADH(2)-oxidizing) TrmFO — protein: MVDAGLADVIVVGGGLAGSEAAWQAARAGARVTLIEMRPAVMTPAHTTGDFAELVCSNSLGSDSLDNASGVLKEEMRIFGSLIMRCAEASRVPAGSALACDRQRFARLVTAYIERCPSISVVRREASSLPNGAPLVVATGPLTSEAMAEAIARLAGTEHLYFYDAVAPIVTAESCDMSKAFWGSRYGRGGADYLNCPMTKEEYDRFYDALVSARCAPVHGFEDTKVFEACMPVEVLAKRGREALAYGPLRPVGLVDPRTGERPYAVVQLRREDDAGRLLNMVGFQTRLAWEEQRRVFRMIPGLEHAEFVRYGVMHRNTYINSPELLKPTLQFRRRDTLFFAGQLTGVEGYLESAASGLVAGVNAARVALGAEPVVFPEETVHGSLCRYISSPHPSGFQPMNANFGIMPRPSGEHKGRAARRQIATRALLAAVHFEKTLHAGVEGIL
- a CDS encoding DUF494 family protein codes for the protein MTNGKRTLARRASRPAPGPRRVLNAEERQKLTVDAWGLVAFLQDTGLVRPDELEEALLLVAGLEGGEVDAADMALVLSSVISDKERVAMILGRAGAMDREKDSEGLQEEDEDSMPEPRLLH
- the topA gene encoding type I DNA topoisomerase translates to MPKSLVIVESPAKAKTIGKFLGPGYMVKASRGHVRDLPKSKLGVNVKAGYEPQYVVIKDRDDVIRDLRSTMESAQGVLLATDPDREGEAISWHLAEVLGIDPGEPCRIEFNEITRSAIEAALGRPRPIDMHRVNAQQARRVLDRLVGYSLSPLLWKKVRRGLSAGRVQSVAVRLVCDREKEIEAHVPQEYWSITAHLRPSGGGPEFPAKLVLRAGKKIEVRNEGEAKSILDDLAGAAYQVVRVVRKERRRNPAPPFTTSTLQQEASRRLGFGARKTMQVAQQLYEGLPLGDEGSVGLVTYIRTDSVRVAVEAEQAARAFIAKEYGSEFVPDHPRRYRAKATSQDAHEAIRPTSVSRLPDQVKSHLTRDQYKLYKLIWERFIASQMESAVVDAVSVDVQAKAYTFRATGSRIVFPGFILVYQEATDNADKEDEASLPELSEGDALALVRLEPAQHFTEPPPRYTEASLVKALEENGIGRPSTYAPIIDTILRRGYVVLEDKKFHPTQLGFVVVDLLRQVYPQVVDVAFTAEMESQLDKIAEGELDWVRVVDDFYVPFSRTVSAAEENMGRVKIPDEVTDEKCPKCGRPLVVKHGRFGTFLGCQGYPECTFTKKMVRLAGVKCPDCGADVVERRTKKGRKFYGCSRYPECRFTTWYTPAKGTTCPKCGAFLVKRGRGTGVLTCVRETCDYREEAQGKAEPGRGGGEAPEQA